Proteins encoded in a region of the Eulemur rufifrons isolate Redbay chromosome 15, OSU_ERuf_1, whole genome shotgun sequence genome:
- the C15H6orf136 gene encoding LOW QUALITY PROTEIN: uncharacterized protein C6orf136 homolog (The sequence of the model RefSeq protein was modified relative to this genomic sequence to represent the inferred CDS: deleted 3 bases in 3 codons; substituted 1 base at 1 genomic stop codon), with the protein MYQPSRGAARRLGPCLRAYQARPQVSADQKREGRRGGGERPSSEPARGAERAPASAQAQWHSPPLPTCASGRVDWQGVAGAGRRRCPARRAVLPGLRAGRRGRGRAAGRVRVAPWSPGLPVPGGDLKGRNGEVRSPAAALPRSSPAXTRPTGRAPQPAHPAPGERSWQEGRPEWTRFGPLRQGWPDGHAPSGDGAPGTPSGTEDQVSPRTLPFPPLWPHSTTATSPSSPLLWSPPPLCPPSLRLPPAPPLPLPQVQALSSPWVVLPPGKGEDGPGPELHSGCLDGLRSLFEGPPCPYPGALIPFQAPGTAHPSPAAPSGDPSMEEHLAVMYERLRQELPNLFLHSHDYTLYSLDVEFINEILNMRTKGRTWYILSLTLCRFLAWNYFAQLRLEVLQLTRHPENWTLQARWRLVGLPIHMLFLRFYRRDKDELYRTYDAYSTFYLNSSGLICRHRLDKLMPSHSPPTPVKKLLVGALVALGLSEPEPNLNLCSKA; encoded by the exons ATGTACCAGCCCAGCCGGGGGGCGGCCCGGCGTCTCGGCCCCTGCCTCCGGGCCTACCAGGCTCGACCCCAGGTGAGCGCAGACCAGAagcgggaggggaggagagggggcggggagagacCCTCCTCAGAGCCGGCGCGTGGGGCGGAGCGCGCGCCGGCTTCCGCGCAGGCGCAGTGGCAC TCACCGCCGCTTCCCACCTGTGCCTCGGGGCGCGTGGACTGGCAAGGGGTC GCGGGGGCGGGAAGGCGGCGCTGCCCGGCCCGGCGCGCGGTTCTCCCAGGCCTGAGGGCGGGCAGGCGGGGTCGAGGCCGG GCCGCCGGGCGCGTCCGCGTTGCACCCTGGTCTCCGGGGTTACCTGTGCCTGGAGGTGATTTGAAGGGCAGGAACGGAGAGGTTCGCAGCCCGGCCGCGGCGTTGCCCCGGAGTTCCCCGGCCTAGACCAGACCCACCGGCCGGGCTCCGCAGCCCGCGCATCCTGCACCGGGAGAGCGGTCCTGGCAGGAAGGCCGGCCCGAGTGGACCCGGTTCGGGCCCCTGCGCCAGGGCTGGCCAGATGGCCACGCCCCCAGCGGAGATGGCGCCCCTGGGACACCGTCGGGGACCGAG GACCAGGTTTCTCCACGGACTCTACCATTCCCGCCCCTTTGGCCTCACTCCACGACAGCCACTTCCccatcttctcctcttctctggtctcccccacccctgtgccCTCCCAGCCTGCGACTTCCCCCGGCTCCCCCACTACCTCTCCCTCAGGTCCAGGCCCTCAGCTCACCATGGGTGGTTCTCCCTCCAGGAAAGGGGGAGGATGGACCAGGACCTGAGTTGCACAGTGGCTGCCTGGATGGGCTTAGGAGCCTTTTTGAGGGACCTCCCTGCCCCTATCCTGGGGCTTTGATACCTTTCCAAGCCCCTGGAACTGCCCACCCTTCCCCTGCCGCCCCATCAGGAGATCCTAGTATGGAGGAACACCTGGCTGTCATGTATGAGAGACTGAGACAAGAA CTTCCCAACCTCTTCCTTCACTCCCACGACTACACTCTCTATTCCTTGGACGTGGAATTCATCAATGAGATCTTGAACATGCGTACCAA GGGCCGGACATGGTACATTCTGTCGCTGACCCTCTGCCGTTTCCTGGCCTGGAACTATTTTGCACAACTTCGTTTGGAGGTTCTACAGCTGACCCGTCACCCCGAGAACTGGACCCTGCAAGCCCGCTGGCGGCTCGTAGGGCTGCCCATCCACATGCTCTTTCTGCGTTTCTACAGGCGTGACAAAGATGAGCTTTACCG gacCTATGATGCCTACTCTACCTTCTACCTGAATTCCAGTGGCCTCATTTGTCGCCATCGCCTGGACAAA CTGATGCCTTCGCACTCACCTCCAACGCCTGTGAAGAAGCTGCTAGTGGGAGCCTTGGTGGCCCTGGGGCTGTCAGAGCCAGAACCCAACTTAAATCTGTGTTCCAAGGCCTAA